In uncultured Methanobacterium sp., a genomic segment contains:
- the topA gene encoding DNA topoisomerase I produces MHEVIVCEKPKASEKIAAAIPGKAVKKSYKKVPYYEIDEGGKKTTVLSAVGHLYSLSPLKKEKGRMFDVGWVPLYEKDKSKKYVKNYIDAIKKFSKNADRFIHACDYDIEGTLIGFNALKYACGEKSIDNAVRMKFSTLTKEDLLKAYNEPIELDFNQVDSGEARHVLDFIFGVNISKHLTDSVMKATSRYIQLSAGRVQTPTLAILVEREKEIQSFIPEPYWLIKAKIEGDIIADHKKGKIFDKKVQEEILSDCEGQNAVVSKINVKETPQLPPVPFDLGSLQSEAYGVFGFSPKKTQSIAQNLYSEGYTSYPRTSSQKLPPSIGYKKILGQLKKNAAFRKQIEKLPEPIKPHEGKKTDEAHPAIHPTGLVPKGLGRDYQKLYELIVYRFISVFGENGLLETMKTQLDIGGQEFAFSRKRMAKMGWREHYPYRKMENDEFPALKEGDRLNAEAYSEEKETKPPARYNQASLIRELEKRGLGTKSTRANIISILYDRKYVEGKKISVNQLGERLIDTLKKYSQKITSEELTREFETKLEGIMQAEVKKDEIITEAKEEVSSILDDIDVNKMKIGQELYGAYRESMIVGKCKCGGNLIMINSPKGGSFVGCTSYPDCKSTYSMPRGATVLKTKCEECGLPMISFGKPRQRACMDPKCGREGEEPLKNEVVGICPDCGKELIKRRGRYGEFVGCSGFPRCRYTRSLEEKQEQTGQTSEKT; encoded by the coding sequence ATGCACGAAGTTATAGTATGCGAAAAACCAAAGGCATCAGAGAAGATAGCCGCAGCCATACCTGGGAAAGCGGTAAAAAAGAGTTATAAAAAGGTACCTTACTATGAAATAGATGAAGGTGGGAAGAAAACTACAGTACTCTCTGCTGTAGGTCATTTATACTCTTTATCTCCCCTGAAAAAGGAGAAAGGACGCATGTTTGATGTGGGATGGGTCCCACTTTATGAGAAGGATAAAAGCAAAAAGTACGTTAAGAACTACATAGATGCCATTAAAAAATTCTCTAAAAACGCAGACCGATTTATTCATGCCTGCGATTATGATATTGAAGGGACCTTAATTGGTTTTAATGCATTGAAGTACGCCTGTGGTGAAAAAAGTATTGACAATGCCGTGCGTATGAAATTCTCCACCCTCACCAAAGAGGACCTGTTGAAAGCATACAATGAACCCATTGAACTGGATTTCAACCAGGTTGACAGTGGAGAAGCAAGACACGTTCTGGATTTCATCTTTGGGGTGAACATATCCAAACACCTTACTGATTCAGTGATGAAAGCAACCAGTCGTTACATACAACTATCTGCAGGGAGAGTGCAAACCCCAACACTGGCTATTCTAGTTGAAAGGGAAAAAGAAATTCAGAGCTTCATCCCGGAGCCTTACTGGCTCATTAAGGCCAAAATTGAAGGGGACATAATTGCTGATCATAAAAAGGGGAAGATCTTCGATAAAAAAGTTCAGGAGGAGATCCTCTCTGATTGTGAGGGTCAAAATGCTGTAGTAAGTAAAATAAATGTTAAAGAAACCCCACAGTTACCTCCAGTACCATTTGATCTGGGTTCCCTGCAGTCCGAGGCCTATGGGGTATTCGGCTTCAGTCCCAAGAAAACTCAGTCAATTGCCCAAAATTTGTATTCTGAAGGTTACACCTCTTATCCACGTACATCATCCCAGAAATTACCGCCAAGCATTGGTTATAAAAAGATATTGGGACAGCTGAAAAAGAATGCAGCGTTCAGGAAACAGATTGAAAAACTCCCTGAACCAATTAAACCCCATGAAGGTAAAAAAACCGATGAAGCTCACCCTGCCATTCACCCCACTGGCCTGGTACCTAAAGGACTGGGACGGGATTATCAGAAACTTTACGAGCTCATTGTGTACCGTTTCATCAGTGTTTTCGGTGAAAATGGTCTCCTGGAAACCATGAAAACCCAACTGGATATTGGAGGTCAGGAATTTGCCTTCAGCAGGAAAAGAATGGCAAAAATGGGCTGGAGAGAACACTACCCCTATCGTAAAATGGAAAATGATGAGTTCCCAGCACTCAAAGAGGGGGATCGGCTGAATGCAGAGGCATACTCTGAAGAAAAAGAGACCAAACCTCCTGCAAGGTATAACCAGGCTTCTCTTATTCGAGAACTGGAAAAAAGAGGACTTGGAACCAAATCCACCCGTGCTAATATAATATCTATCCTCTATGACCGGAAATACGTTGAAGGTAAAAAGATATCAGTCAACCAGCTGGGTGAACGTCTCATTGACACATTGAAAAAATATTCCCAGAAGATAACCAGTGAAGAGTTAACCCGAGAATTTGAAACCAAGCTCGAGGGTATAATGCAGGCTGAAGTTAAAAAGGATGAGATAATAACCGAAGCTAAAGAGGAAGTAAGTTCCATACTGGATGATATTGATGTAAACAAGATGAAAATTGGGCAGGAACTTTATGGAGCCTACCGGGAAAGTATGATCGTGGGCAAATGCAAGTGCGGAGGTAACCTCATCATGATTAACTCCCCTAAAGGGGGCAGTTTTGTGGGTTGTACTTCTTATCCTGATTGTAAATCAACATACTCCATGCCCAGAGGTGCCACAGTTCTTAAAACAAAATGTGAAGAATGTGGACTGCCAATGATATCCTTTGGAAAACCCAGGCAGAGGGCCTGCATGGATCCGAAATGTGGGCGTGAAGGT
- a CDS encoding YfcE family phosphodiesterase: protein MLIGVISDTHIPERTDHIPEIIFEIFKDMDLILHAGDLVSLQIKDQLEKIAPTICVQGNMDRYMGLDLPKRKNLDLEGIKIGLAHGEVYPRGDTQQLRYIGLEMGVEVLITGHTHWSFIKELPDMLLLNPGSPTVPRLSDPSVMIIELDDGKLDANIVKIGDPICKALNFRGERE from the coding sequence ATGTTAATAGGCGTTATTTCTGACACCCATATCCCTGAAAGAACAGACCATATCCCAGAGATAATTTTTGAAATTTTTAAAGATATGGATCTAATATTACACGCAGGAGATCTGGTTTCACTCCAGATTAAAGATCAACTGGAGAAGATAGCACCCACCATCTGTGTTCAGGGAAATATGGATCGTTATATGGGTTTAGATCTCCCTAAAAGAAAAAATTTGGATCTTGAAGGGATAAAGATTGGTTTAGCTCATGGTGAGGTTTATCCAAGGGGGGACACTCAACAGTTACGCTATATTGGTTTGGAAATGGGAGTGGAAGTTCTTATAACCGGCCACACCCACTGGTCATTCATAAAAGAGTTACCAGATATGCTGTTACTCAACCCGGGAAGTCCAACTGTTCCCCGACTATCAGACCCTTCAGTGATGATCATAGAATTGGATGACGGTAAATTAGATGCTAACATAGTTAAAATTGGGGATCCAATCTGTAAAGCACTTAATTTTAGAGGAGAAAGAGAATAA